The window CTGAGGTATTAGCAGGGAAAGTGCGTTTGGGTATTCCAAGCGAATTTGCAGCAACGGTATTGCCTGCGATTATTGGTGATTTTGTAAGCCTCTACCCTGACGTTGCTTTAGAGGTAAAATCAGAGCTCAGCAAAAAGCTACGCCATAGCGATAACCGCGAACAATACGATTTAATATTGGCACTACTGGAAGGCCCTGAGCAGTCTAAATACCCTATTTTTATGGATGATGAGCTAGTTTGGGTAGGCGATGTAAATAACATTAATACCGAAGTGGTTAACCTAATTGCCGCAGAAGAAGGCTGTATTTATCGCCGCCGTGCCATTGAAGCACTGGAAAAAGCCGGTTTAAAGTGGCGTATTGTGTATACTAATGCCGACCTTGCTGGCATTAGCGCTGCACTCAAAGAAAACTTAGGCATTACCGTACTTGCCAAACACACGGTACCAAACGACTTAAACTGGGCAAAATCCACCAACCAACTGCCTGAACTTGGTGAAGTGGGCATTAGCTTAATAAAACAAAGCGAAGAATCCCACGCGGTTGATAAACTCGCTGAGTTTATTCAATTAAGATTAAAGTAACGGCTAGTTACTTTAATCGCCTGAGTACTCACCTTATAAAAGTAATGCTGATGTACAGCATTACTTTTGTATATGCACTTTTAATAACCACTATTAAATAAACACTTTGCCAACGCTAATGTTGCTCTGCTTTACCAAACTTTAAAATAAAACGACTGGTTTTACCTCGAATACCTTTCGCGAATACCGATTGTTCCAAATCATCGTTTGGGTTTTGCAAATAAAAGGCTTCTTCTTTTAAAACAAACCCCAGTGATTGCAGCTGATACTTCACTATATTTGCGTCAATTCGGTGTAAATCATTAGCAGCTTCATAACCAGAACCCGCCTTGGCATGATGATCAATAATGATCAGCACGCCTTCTGGTTTAAGTAAGTTTTTTATATGGCTAAAAGCCTCTCGATAATCCACAATCTTATCGCGCATAATATGCCGTTCACCATTGCGATTTCGATGAGTGAAAAATAAGTCGTGATAGTTAATGCCCATAAACGCAAT of the Pseudoalteromonas spongiae UST010723-006 genome contains:
- a CDS encoding LysR family transcriptional regulator, translating into MKNIPTDSLRTLITVVEVGGFAKAGELLGLSQPAVSLQIKRLEELLGNKLFKKQGQRQVLNQHGEILLPLAKQLLQVNDTILQTFSSEVLAGKVRLGIPSEFAATVLPAIIGDFVSLYPDVALEVKSELSKKLRHSDNREQYDLILALLEGPEQSKYPIFMDDELVWVGDVNNINTEVVNLIAAEEGCIYRRRAIEALEKAGLKWRIVYTNADLAGISAALKENLGITVLAKHTVPNDLNWAKSTNQLPELGEVGISLIKQSEESHAVDKLAEFIQLRLK